A stretch of the Mesorhizobium sp. Pch-S genome encodes the following:
- a CDS encoding PTS sugar transporter subunit IIA: protein MAQALIDHIDPEAILLGVTADSNEVVIRQLASRLEALGYVKPSYADAVVKREQTMPTGLPLGLAENVAVPHTDPIHVIKAGVGLAVLSKPVDFANMEEPDEAVSVGIVFLLAINDKDKQIEMLQEIMGTIQSPEALAGLKQAASVDDVRAVLS from the coding sequence ATGGCGCAAGCCTTGATCGACCATATCGACCCTGAAGCGATCCTGCTTGGCGTGACCGCCGACAGCAATGAGGTCGTGATCCGTCAACTGGCATCGCGGCTGGAGGCACTGGGTTACGTCAAGCCAAGCTATGCGGATGCCGTGGTGAAGCGCGAGCAGACCATGCCGACCGGCCTGCCGCTCGGGCTCGCCGAAAATGTCGCCGTGCCCCATACGGATCCCATCCATGTCATCAAGGCCGGCGTTGGACTGGCTGTGCTGTCGAAGCCGGTCGACTTCGCCAATATGGAAGAACCGGATGAAGCGGTTTCCGTTGGCATCGTCTTCCTGCTTGCCATCAACGACAAGGACAAGCAGATAGAAATGCTGCAGGAGATCATGGGTACGATCCAGAGCCCCGAAGCGCTGGCGGGCCTGAAGCAGGCTGCGAGCGTGGACGACGTCAGAGCAGTCTTGAGCTAG
- a CDS encoding 5'-nucleotidase C-terminal domain-containing protein, with protein MKKIAAVMALSASALGMSAGMSFADYTLNILHINDWHSRIESNNKYESTCSAEEETKGECFGGAARLVTAIAAERKKLEGQNVLLLNGGDNFQGSLFYTTYKGKTEAEFLNQMKFDAMTVGNHEFDDGEDALAPFLDVIKFPVLSANVKASAAAKVGDRIKPSVVIEVGGQKIGIIGAVTNDTPDLATPGPNITIEDDVKTITAEVEKLKGQGVNKIIALTHVGYPRDKEMIARIPGIDVVVGGHSHSLLSNTDPKAEGPYPTMIDNPDGYKVPVTQAASYSKLLGEFKVVFDDNGVVKEASGNPIPLDKSVIPDPQVLARIKELGTPIEELKAKQVGETTAAIDGSRESCRTRECAMGNLVSDAVLDRVKGQGVEIVFTNGGGLRASIDQGKVSMGEVLTVLPFQNTVATFKIPGKTVVGALEHGVSGVEEGKGQFPQVAGLKYSFDRSAPANAGRIKSVEVMEGGQWKPIDPAKEYIVATNNYVRQGGDGYKLFIDGKDAYDYGPSLEQVVADYIGAHSPYTPKLEGRITEVNAAQPSEAAKPADAAQGGTSAPAEVVPAMPAPPAASNDIANTPPAVEAPAAKPSEAAPTEAAKPAEAAASVQAGGTHTIVKGDTYWDIAVKAYGDGTKWRRIAHANPGQEPHRLLVGSDLKIPAK; from the coding sequence ATGAAGAAGATCGCTGCCGTCATGGCACTTTCGGCCTCGGCACTCGGCATGAGCGCCGGCATGTCCTTTGCCGACTACACGCTGAACATCCTGCATATTAACGACTGGCACAGCCGCATCGAAAGCAACAACAAATACGAATCCACCTGTTCGGCCGAGGAAGAAACCAAAGGTGAGTGCTTTGGTGGCGCCGCACGCCTTGTCACGGCGATTGCTGCCGAGCGCAAGAAGCTGGAAGGCCAGAACGTGCTGCTGCTCAATGGCGGCGACAACTTCCAAGGCTCGCTCTTCTATACGACCTACAAGGGCAAGACCGAGGCCGAATTCCTGAACCAGATGAAGTTCGACGCCATGACCGTCGGCAACCATGAGTTCGACGATGGTGAAGATGCCTTGGCACCGTTCCTCGACGTCATCAAGTTCCCGGTGCTTTCAGCCAATGTTAAAGCAAGTGCAGCGGCCAAGGTGGGCGACCGCATCAAGCCGTCCGTCGTCATCGAAGTCGGCGGCCAGAAGATCGGTATCATCGGCGCCGTCACCAATGACACACCCGATCTCGCCACTCCCGGCCCCAACATCACCATCGAGGACGACGTCAAGACCATCACCGCCGAGGTCGAGAAGCTGAAAGGCCAGGGCGTCAACAAGATCATCGCGCTGACCCATGTCGGCTACCCGCGCGACAAGGAGATGATCGCCAGGATCCCCGGCATCGACGTGGTGGTCGGCGGACATTCACATTCGCTGCTGTCCAACACCGATCCAAAAGCCGAGGGCCCCTACCCTACGATGATCGACAACCCGGACGGCTATAAGGTCCCGGTGACCCAGGCCGCCTCCTATTCCAAGCTGCTGGGCGAATTCAAGGTTGTGTTCGACGACAATGGCGTGGTCAAGGAAGCCAGCGGCAACCCGATCCCGCTCGACAAGTCGGTGATCCCGGACCCGCAAGTGCTCGCACGCATCAAGGAACTCGGCACGCCTATCGAGGAACTGAAGGCCAAGCAGGTCGGCGAAACCACCGCCGCCATCGACGGCAGCCGCGAAAGTTGCCGGACGCGCGAATGCGCCATGGGCAACCTTGTTTCAGACGCGGTGCTCGACCGCGTGAAGGGCCAGGGCGTCGAGATCGTTTTCACCAATGGTGGCGGCCTGCGCGCCTCGATCGACCAGGGCAAGGTCTCGATGGGTGAGGTGCTGACGGTCCTGCCGTTCCAGAACACCGTCGCCACCTTCAAGATTCCCGGCAAGACCGTGGTTGGCGCGCTGGAGCACGGCGTTTCGGGGGTTGAAGAAGGCAAGGGCCAGTTCCCGCAGGTCGCCGGCCTCAAATACTCCTTCGACAGGTCTGCGCCGGCCAATGCGGGCCGCATCAAGTCGGTCGAGGTCATGGAAGGCGGCCAGTGGAAGCCGATCGATCCGGCCAAGGAATATATCGTCGCCACCAACAACTATGTCCGCCAGGGCGGTGACGGCTACAAGCTGTTCATCGACGGCAAGGATGCCTACGACTACGGTCCGAGCCTAGAACAGGTCGTAGCCGACTACATTGGCGCTCACAGCCCGTACACCCCGAAGCTGGAAGGCCGTATTACCGAGGTGAATGCCGCGCAGCCGTCCGAGGCGGCAAAACCGGCGGACGCCGCGCAAGGCGGCACTTCGGCACCTGCCGAGGTCGTACCAGCCATGCCGGCTCCGCCTGCAGCGTCCAACGACATTGCCAACACGCCGCCGGCGGTCGAGGCACCGGCAGCAAAACCGAGCGAAGCCGCTCCGACGGAAGCTGCCAAGCCGGCTGAAGCTGCGGCATCAGTCCAGGCCGGCGGTACCCACACCATCGTCAAGGGCGACACCTATTGGGATATCGCCGTAAAAGCCTATGGCGACGGCACCAAATGGCGGCGCATCGCGCACGCCAATCCCGGCCAGGAACCGCATCGGCTGCTGGTGGGAAGCGACCTGAAGATACCAGCAAAATGA
- a CDS encoding homospermidine synthase produces MANEKWPVYGEITGPIVMIGFGSIGRGSLPLIERHFKFDKSRMVIIDPSEENRKLADERGITFIKQAITKDNYKEVLTPLLTNGGGQGFCVNLSVDTGSVDLMRLTRKLGALYVDTVVEPWLGFYFDTEASNASRTNYALREGMLAEKRKHPGGPTAVSTCGANPGMVSWFVKQALIDLAKELGLELKTPAQHDREGWAKLMKKVGVKGVHIAERDTQRSKKPKPLNVFWNTWSVEGFISEGLQPAELGWGTHEKWMPKNAKKHKKGSKAAIYLEQPGANTRVRTWVPTPGPQYGFLVTHNEAISISDFFTVRDKHGEVTYRPTCHYAYHPSNDAVLSLHEMFGAAGKAQPVHHVLEENELVDGSDELGVLLYGHKKNAYWYGSQLTLEEARKLAPHQNATGLQVSSAVLAGMVWALENPEAGIVETDEMDFARCLEVQKPYLGPVKGYYTDWTPLDGRPGLFKEDIDEKDPWQFRNILVR; encoded by the coding sequence ATGGCGAATGAAAAATGGCCCGTCTATGGTGAGATCACCGGCCCGATCGTGATGATTGGTTTCGGTTCGATCGGCCGTGGCTCGCTTCCGCTCATCGAGCGCCATTTCAAATTCGACAAGTCTCGCATGGTGATCATCGATCCCAGCGAAGAGAACCGCAAACTGGCGGACGAACGCGGCATTACCTTCATCAAGCAGGCCATCACCAAGGACAACTACAAGGAAGTGCTGACCCCGCTGCTGACCAATGGCGGCGGCCAGGGCTTCTGCGTCAATCTGTCGGTCGACACCGGCTCGGTCGACCTCATGCGGCTCACCCGCAAGCTGGGTGCGCTATACGTCGATACGGTCGTGGAACCGTGGCTCGGCTTCTATTTCGATACCGAAGCCAGCAACGCCTCCCGCACCAACTATGCGCTGCGCGAAGGCATGCTGGCGGAAAAGCGCAAGCATCCGGGCGGCCCGACGGCCGTCTCCACCTGCGGCGCCAATCCCGGCATGGTGTCCTGGTTCGTCAAGCAGGCACTGATCGACCTCGCCAAGGAACTGGGCCTCGAGCTCAAGACGCCTGCACAGCATGACCGCGAAGGCTGGGCCAAGCTGATGAAGAAGGTGGGCGTCAAAGGCGTGCACATCGCCGAGCGCGACACCCAGCGCAGCAAGAAGCCGAAACCGCTGAACGTGTTCTGGAACACCTGGTCGGTCGAGGGCTTCATTTCGGAAGGCCTGCAGCCAGCCGAGCTCGGCTGGGGCACACATGAGAAGTGGATGCCCAAGAACGCCAAGAAACACAAGAAGGGCTCGAAGGCCGCAATCTACCTGGAGCAGCCGGGCGCCAACACGCGTGTGCGCACCTGGGTGCCGACCCCTGGTCCGCAATACGGCTTCCTGGTCACCCACAACGAAGCGATCTCGATCTCCGACTTCTTCACCGTGCGCGACAAGCATGGTGAAGTGACCTATCGCCCGACCTGCCACTACGCCTATCATCCGAGCAACGACGCCGTGCTGTCGCTGCACGAGATGTTCGGCGCAGCCGGCAAGGCGCAGCCGGTGCACCACGTGCTCGAGGAAAACGAGCTGGTGGACGGTTCCGATGAACTCGGCGTCCTGCTCTACGGCCACAAGAAGAACGCTTACTGGTATGGTTCGCAGCTGACGCTGGAGGAAGCCCGCAAGCTCGCGCCCCACCAGAACGCCACCGGACTGCAGGTCTCGTCGGCGGTGCTTGCCGGCATGGTCTGGGCGCTCGAAAACCCGGAAGCCGGCATCGTCGAGACAGACGAGATGGACTTCGCCCGCTGCCTGGAAGTGCAGAAGCCTTATCTCGGCCCAGTCAAGGGATACTACACCGACTGGACGCCACTGGACGGCCGCCCCGGCCTGTTCAAGGAAGACATCGACGAGAAGGACCCCTGGCAGTTCCGCAACATCCTGGTCCGCTGA
- a CDS encoding aminotransferase class IV family protein, with protein sequence MPAESPLRDRDAPGYSLIETLRWEPQTGFLRLDRHLARLSASATALGFRHDTDAAGVALLSAVKDASAPQRMRLTLTADGSVEATAQPFHPLPYGTVWTLRLAREQLSSRDTLLRHKTSRRNVYQQARAEHAAADADEVLLANERGEICEGTITNLFVDAGEGGPLLTPVLACGLLPGILRSELLDQGRAREAVLTLRDLTAARQLYVGNSLRGLIAARLIR encoded by the coding sequence GTGCCTGCTGAAAGCCCGCTTCGCGACAGGGACGCTCCCGGCTACTCGTTGATCGAGACGCTGCGCTGGGAACCGCAAACCGGCTTCCTGCGCCTCGATCGCCACCTTGCCCGACTGAGCGCCTCGGCCACAGCCCTCGGCTTCCGCCACGATACCGACGCCGCAGGCGTCGCGTTGCTGAGTGCGGTCAAGGACGCGTCGGCGCCGCAACGCATGCGTCTCACCCTCACCGCGGACGGCAGCGTGGAGGCAACGGCCCAGCCATTCCACCCTTTGCCGTACGGCACGGTCTGGACCTTGCGTCTGGCGCGCGAACAGCTTTCCTCGCGCGATACATTGCTGCGTCACAAGACCAGCCGCCGCAATGTCTATCAGCAGGCACGCGCCGAACATGCGGCCGCTGACGCCGACGAGGTGCTGCTCGCCAATGAGCGTGGTGAAATCTGTGAGGGCACCATCACCAATCTGTTCGTCGATGCCGGCGAAGGCGGCCCATTGCTCACCCCCGTACTCGCTTGTGGTCTGCTGCCAGGCATATTGCGCAGCGAACTGCTGGACCAAGGCAGGGCGCGCGAAGCGGTTCTAACCTTGCGCGATCTGACCGCAGCAAGGCAGCTCTATGTAGGAAACTCGCTGCGCGGACTGATCGCAGCAAGGCTAATTCGATAG
- a CDS encoding aminodeoxychorismate synthase component I translates to MTASPFALFRDDPAGRDVLFEEPSALIVADRPRDFEPALEQAEIARRDGKWLAGYFSYEAGYLLEPKLKPLLPEGRRAPLVALGVFDGPSDRILPSVEPATNGPIFDATAQWSYQDYEKRFARLHLHLRKGDCYQGNLTFPVKAQWSGDPLAAFNALIARQPVKYGALVSLAGPTVLSRSPELFFQVDGDGWIETHPMKGTAPRGKTPEEDAALKEFLRNDEKNQAENRMIVDLLRNDISLISEVGTLDVPDLFRIESYPTVHQLVSTVRARLLPDLAIRDIFAALFPCGSITGAPKIRAMEILRELEGTPRDAYCGAIGWIAPNGTMRFSVAIRTISLFANGEAVYNVGGGVVFDSTAEEEYEECLLKARFATGTLPATR, encoded by the coding sequence TTGACGGCATCCCCTTTCGCACTTTTTCGCGATGACCCGGCCGGTCGCGACGTGCTGTTCGAAGAGCCGTCGGCGCTGATCGTTGCCGACAGACCCCGCGATTTCGAACCCGCGCTGGAGCAAGCCGAGATCGCCCGCCGCGACGGCAAATGGCTGGCCGGCTATTTTTCCTACGAGGCAGGCTATCTGCTCGAACCCAAGCTGAAACCGCTGCTGCCGGAAGGCCGGCGTGCACCGCTGGTGGCGCTCGGCGTCTTCGATGGGCCATCCGATCGCATCTTGCCTTCGGTCGAGCCCGCCACCAACGGGCCGATCTTCGACGCCACTGCACAATGGTCATACCAAGACTACGAAAAACGCTTCGCACGCCTGCATCTGCACCTGCGCAAAGGCGATTGTTACCAGGGCAACCTCACCTTTCCGGTCAAGGCGCAATGGTCGGGTGATCCGCTTGCTGCGTTCAACGCGCTCATTGCGCGCCAGCCGGTGAAGTACGGTGCGCTCGTTTCCCTGGCCGGCCCAACGGTGCTGTCGCGCTCACCCGAACTGTTCTTCCAGGTGGACGGCGACGGCTGGATCGAGACGCATCCGATGAAAGGCACCGCCCCGCGCGGCAAGACGCCGGAGGAGGATGCCGCTCTCAAGGAATTCCTGCGCAACGACGAGAAAAACCAGGCTGAGAACCGCATGATCGTCGACCTGCTGCGCAACGATATCTCGCTGATTTCCGAAGTCGGCACACTCGACGTGCCAGACCTGTTCCGCATCGAGAGTTATCCGACCGTGCATCAACTGGTCTCGACAGTGCGGGCCAGGCTGCTGCCCGACCTTGCCATTCGAGACATCTTTGCCGCCCTGTTTCCCTGCGGCTCGATCACCGGCGCGCCGAAAATCCGTGCGATGGAGATCCTGCGCGAACTGGAAGGGACACCACGCGATGCCTATTGCGGCGCCATCGGCTGGATAGCACCCAACGGGACGATGCGTTTTTCGGTCGCCATCCGGACCATCTCGCTCTTTGCCAACGGCGAGGCGGTCTACAATGTCGGCGGCGGCGTGGTGTTCGATTCCACGGCGGAGGAGGAGTATGAGGAGTGCCTGCTGAAAGCCCGCTTCGCGACAGGGACGCTCCCGGCTACTCGTTGA
- a CDS encoding peptidase S41: MPIRPSGPSRAYRAPVVLLVVAMVLGLPLPAWTQQDIRLTPQQMREDFIALRDRWLPQDKSFDDAEKRDFNRVIDDAIANADGMSAADFALAVQRATATSGNGHTTAAIGPALRVLPVRAWWFADGLYVVSADEAHKDLLGARIEKFGALSSEEALVRVTPFISGTGMRVRYLSAAFLTSPDVLKAIGVGSDDTVTLTVSKDGRTREALLEPASKRAPGDEGQPTKRVYSILVPDGQDSPNRWPHVLDTVATRSPAYAARTDVEQHWLDPDQHILYIRSNSINSQGETPLQLKLGDIVAKSVVARRPRAVIVDLRFNNGGDFFNTILFSQALPKLMPRGGHIMILVGRATFSAALITAAMLKGASEDNVVLIGEPMGDDGRFWAEGGDVKLPNSGIEVHYSDAFEDYEDGCRDPGECYWPTVAFGPRGISLKPDFLIDPTFADYAAGRDPVLEKALDLAR, from the coding sequence ATGCCGATACGGCCGTCAGGTCCATCACGAGCGTATCGTGCGCCAGTGGTCTTGCTTGTTGTGGCGATGGTGCTTGGTTTGCCCCTGCCGGCCTGGACACAGCAAGATATCCGGCTGACGCCACAGCAGATGCGCGAAGATTTCATCGCGCTACGCGATAGATGGTTGCCGCAAGACAAAAGCTTTGACGACGCCGAGAAGCGCGATTTCAACCGCGTGATCGACGATGCCATTGCAAACGCAGACGGCATGTCCGCCGCAGACTTCGCTCTTGCGGTCCAAAGAGCAACAGCGACGTCGGGCAATGGCCACACCACGGCGGCAATTGGCCCGGCATTGCGTGTTCTTCCTGTCCGGGCATGGTGGTTTGCCGACGGGCTCTATGTCGTCAGTGCCGATGAGGCGCATAAGGATCTGCTCGGCGCGCGGATAGAAAAGTTCGGAGCGCTGTCCAGCGAAGAAGCGCTGGTGCGTGTCACGCCGTTCATTTCCGGCACCGGCATGCGTGTCCGTTATCTCAGTGCCGCATTCCTCACCAGCCCGGATGTACTGAAAGCAATCGGTGTCGGGTCAGACGACACCGTCACACTCACGGTTTCAAAGGACGGCAGGACTAGAGAGGCGTTGCTCGAGCCGGCATCGAAGCGTGCTCCCGGCGACGAAGGACAGCCGACCAAACGCGTCTATTCCATCCTGGTGCCTGATGGGCAAGACAGCCCGAACCGCTGGCCGCATGTCCTGGACACTGTTGCTACCCGTTCACCGGCCTACGCTGCCCGCACGGATGTCGAGCAGCACTGGCTCGACCCTGACCAGCACATTCTCTACATCCGCAGCAATTCGATCAACAGCCAGGGGGAAACGCCACTTCAGTTGAAACTGGGGGACATTGTTGCGAAATCGGTGGTGGCGAGGCGCCCGCGTGCAGTGATTGTCGACCTGCGTTTCAACAATGGCGGCGACTTCTTCAACACCATCCTTTTTTCTCAGGCGCTGCCGAAGTTGATGCCGCGCGGCGGTCACATCATGATCCTCGTCGGCCGCGCGACATTTTCGGCGGCACTCATCACGGCAGCGATGCTGAAAGGCGCTTCCGAGGACAACGTCGTCCTCATAGGCGAACCAATGGGCGACGATGGCCGCTTCTGGGCCGAAGGCGGCGACGTGAAGCTTCCGAATTCCGGCATCGAGGTGCACTACAGCGATGCCTTCGAGGACTATGAAGATGGCTGCCGCGATCCCGGCGAATGCTATTGGCCAACCGTTGCGTTCGGCCCGCGGGGCATTTCGCTGAAACCGGACTTCCTGATCGATCCGACATTTGCCGACTATGCTGCAGGTCGTGACCCTGTGCTTGAGAAGGCGCTTGATCTTGCCAGATGA
- a CDS encoding YciI family protein has product MFVVNLTYKVPLTEIDRLRDAHMEWVKAGYADGIFIASGAKRPRTGGVILARGTREALDARLADDPFTKADVADYDVIDFAATSAEAGLEALKD; this is encoded by the coding sequence ATGTTTGTAGTCAACCTCACCTACAAGGTTCCACTGACCGAGATCGACAGATTGCGTGACGCGCATATGGAATGGGTCAAGGCAGGCTATGCGGACGGCATCTTCATAGCCTCCGGCGCGAAGCGTCCGCGCACCGGCGGCGTCATCCTGGCCCGCGGCACACGGGAGGCGCTCGATGCACGGCTGGCCGATGACCCGTTCACCAAGGCCGACGTTGCCGACTACGATGTGATCGACTTTGCCGCGACCAGTGCCGAGGCAGGACTTGAAGCGTTGAAAGACTGA
- a CDS encoding PTS transporter subunit IIC — translation MDTFLTGLKSAVDTLGATVLLPIVIFIIAVVLGAKVGRAFRAAVTIGVAFIGINLVLGLMLTSIGDVAKAIVTNTGIQRDIVDVGWPSAAAIAFGSSVGLWVIPIGIAVNVALLLLRLTRTLNVDVWNFWHFAFVGSLATAATNSLAYGLIVAALVAALALLFADWSARAVQQFYGIPGVSVPHLASAQILPIAIVLNWVMDRIPGINKINISTETIEKRFGVFGEPVVLGLIIGLVLGLIAYYNAGDFGTVLSKVLSTGMTLAAVMLLLPRMVKVLMEGLLPVSDAAQEFVRKRTGDRELLVGLDSAILIGHPAAISSSLILVPIAIILSVILPGNRVILFADLAVIPFIVAMTAPLLKGNVFRMVVVGTITLALGFYVANALAPLFTSAAVASGFKMPEHAVQITSVVDGFLWIPYVIIEAIQGLGVAGLAVLALVIAGAFVLYRRNTLAWERAAGAEDETA, via the coding sequence ATGGACACGTTTTTGACCGGCCTGAAATCGGCCGTGGATACGCTTGGCGCGACGGTTCTGTTGCCCATCGTCATTTTCATCATCGCGGTGGTGCTGGGTGCCAAGGTGGGAAGGGCATTTCGTGCCGCCGTCACCATCGGCGTCGCCTTCATCGGTATCAATCTGGTGCTGGGGCTGATGCTCACCTCGATCGGCGATGTGGCCAAGGCCATCGTCACCAACACCGGTATCCAGCGTGACATCGTCGATGTCGGTTGGCCGTCCGCGGCGGCCATCGCCTTTGGTTCCTCCGTCGGCCTTTGGGTGATCCCGATCGGCATTGCTGTCAATGTGGCGCTGTTGCTCCTGCGCCTGACACGGACGCTCAATGTCGACGTGTGGAATTTCTGGCATTTCGCCTTTGTCGGCTCGCTGGCCACGGCTGCCACCAACAGCCTCGCCTATGGCCTGATCGTGGCGGCGCTGGTGGCGGCGCTGGCCCTGCTGTTCGCGGACTGGTCGGCGCGTGCCGTGCAGCAGTTCTACGGCATTCCGGGCGTATCGGTGCCGCATCTGGCATCCGCCCAGATCCTGCCGATCGCGATCGTGCTCAACTGGGTGATGGACCGCATCCCCGGCATCAACAAGATCAACATCAGCACCGAGACGATCGAAAAGCGCTTCGGCGTGTTCGGCGAACCGGTGGTGCTCGGGTTGATCATCGGTCTCGTGCTCGGCCTGATCGCCTACTACAATGCCGGCGATTTCGGCACCGTGCTGTCCAAGGTGCTTTCCACCGGCATGACGCTTGCTGCGGTCATGCTTCTCCTGCCGCGCATGGTGAAGGTGCTGATGGAGGGCCTGCTGCCGGTGTCCGATGCCGCGCAGGAATTCGTGCGCAAGCGCACCGGTGACCGCGAGCTGCTGGTCGGTCTCGACTCGGCGATCCTGATCGGCCATCCGGCCGCGATCTCGTCCTCGCTGATCCTGGTCCCGATCGCCATCATCCTGTCGGTGATCCTGCCGGGCAACCGCGTCATCCTGTTCGCCGACCTTGCCGTCATCCCGTTCATCGTGGCCATGACCGCGCCGCTCCTCAAGGGCAATGTCTTCCGCATGGTGGTGGTGGGCACTATCACGCTCGCGCTCGGCTTCTACGTTGCCAATGCGCTGGCGCCGCTGTTCACCAGCGCTGCCGTCGCCTCCGGCTTCAAGATGCCCGAGCACGCGGTGCAGATCACCTCGGTGGTCGACGGCTTCCTGTGGATTCCCTACGTAATCATCGAGGCGATCCAGGGCCTTGGCGTTGCCGGCCTTGCCGTGCTGGCGCTGGTGATTGCAGGTGCCTTCGTGCTCTACCGACGCAACACGCTGGCCTGGGAACGGGCAGCTGGCGCTGAGGACGAAACGGCCTGA
- a CDS encoding PTS sugar transporter subunit IIB: MARQKTILFACGTGVATSTAVNATVTEAMKARGLTFNALQCKATEVASMADNVDLIVSTTPISASVTVPIIKGLAFLTGIGKDKALDDIEAELRK; the protein is encoded by the coding sequence ATGGCCAGACAGAAGACCATTCTTTTCGCCTGTGGCACCGGCGTCGCGACGTCCACGGCGGTCAACGCCACAGTGACGGAAGCCATGAAGGCGCGCGGGCTGACCTTCAATGCCCTTCAGTGCAAGGCGACCGAAGTGGCAAGCATGGCTGACAACGTCGATCTGATTGTCTCGACCACGCCGATCTCGGCTTCGGTGACTGTGCCCATCATCAAGGGGCTGGCCTTCCTCACCGGCATCGGCAAGGACAAGGCGCTGGACGATATCGAGGCCGAATTGAGGAAGTAG
- a CDS encoding DUF3445 domain-containing protein, with translation MNVQRPLPPHTPYDGSSKAFAIGLKPLELERWLEVDGYFGAQLTEKHRLYAELPDKVFVEQADTRDAQREVLELIETSMRQYHAQALAEARALGATVPGTLVDSPLVAASLMTQDDLILMRRGDDGWRLAAGSLCFPSSWSLTEKFGKPLHHIHDPVPGFGTGTRPADIISRMFDNLQGQAVERFNWSIQANDALYHPLSDRQRIARSAGRQSTFPDGDINAHAFIRVERQTLRKLPVSRDILFTIRIYLDPLAVLIRHPDRARIAAGFATQLGELDDAQLDYKGLIADRDRLVAYLEAMSRS, from the coding sequence ATGAACGTGCAACGCCCCCTGCCTCCACATACGCCTTACGACGGCTCTTCAAAGGCCTTCGCCATCGGCCTGAAACCCTTGGAACTTGAGCGCTGGCTGGAGGTCGATGGCTATTTTGGTGCTCAGCTCACCGAGAAGCATCGCCTCTATGCCGAGCTGCCCGACAAGGTTTTTGTCGAACAGGCCGATACGCGCGACGCACAGCGCGAGGTGCTCGAGCTCATTGAGACGAGCATGCGCCAATATCATGCGCAGGCGCTGGCCGAAGCACGGGCACTGGGCGCCACGGTACCCGGTACGCTGGTTGATTCACCGCTGGTGGCGGCTTCGTTGATGACGCAGGACGATCTCATCCTGATGCGCCGCGGCGACGATGGCTGGCGCCTCGCGGCAGGTTCCCTGTGCTTCCCGTCGTCCTGGTCGCTGACGGAAAAGTTCGGCAAGCCGCTGCACCATATCCACGATCCCGTCCCGGGGTTCGGCACCGGCACGCGCCCGGCCGACATCATCAGCCGCATGTTCGACAACCTCCAGGGCCAGGCCGTTGAGCGCTTCAACTGGTCCATCCAGGCCAATGACGCGCTTTATCATCCGCTTTCGGATCGCCAGCGCATCGCCCGCTCCGCCGGGCGGCAATCGACTTTCCCGGATGGCGACATCAACGCGCATGCCTTCATCCGCGTCGAGCGGCAGACGCTGCGCAAACTGCCAGTGTCGCGCGACATTCTCTTCACCATCCGCATCTATCTCGATCCGCTGGCGGTGCTCATCCGTCATCCCGACCGCGCCCGGATCGCCGCCGGTTTCGCGACGCAACTCGGCGAGCTCGATGACGCACAGCTCGACTACAAGGGTTTGATTGCCGACCGCGACCGGCTGGTCGCCTATCTTGAGGCAATGTCGAGAAGCTGA